The following coding sequences lie in one Candidatus Binatia bacterium genomic window:
- a CDS encoding SGNH/GDSL hydrolase family protein — translation MASSTRRPRSGQVARFLTAAATLVASLGAPTSDARAAGDLRALDRNGDGRVVIACLGDSNTDSNWQYVRPQGFPPGGGWCEQLGSLLDGRATMVNLGMPGSTAAWTELAQAAEKGYYFTGETQLEHAIATHCPDVVLMAFGTNDVLPRYGYSPEQIVAAHLHLVRRALEAGILPFVATAPTPLPVPNRNVYSRPVEVVAELNQRLRRALPPEMILDFEARLTPEDSFDDLHMNVEGQRKRALEAKEKLEAAVAALPVPPPAPLGAAFDEGRCRVCPAAPPPWRPLGDASPGDVAPSAPSAPAEREG, via the coding sequence GTGGCCAGCTCTACCCGGCGTCCCCGTAGCGGACAAGTCGCGCGCTTCCTGACCGCGGCCGCGACGCTCGTCGCCTCGCTCGGCGCGCCCACGAGCGACGCGCGCGCGGCGGGCGACCTGCGCGCCCTCGACCGCAACGGCGACGGTCGCGTCGTGATCGCCTGCCTCGGCGACTCCAACACCGACTCGAACTGGCAGTACGTCCGCCCGCAAGGCTTCCCGCCGGGCGGCGGCTGGTGCGAGCAGCTCGGCAGCCTGCTCGACGGTCGCGCGACGATGGTCAACCTCGGCATGCCGGGGTCGACGGCGGCGTGGACGGAGCTCGCCCAGGCCGCGGAGAAGGGCTACTACTTCACCGGCGAGACGCAGCTCGAGCACGCGATCGCGACGCATTGCCCGGACGTCGTGCTGATGGCCTTCGGCACCAACGACGTCCTGCCGCGCTACGGCTACTCGCCCGAGCAGATCGTCGCCGCCCACCTCCACCTCGTGCGCCGCGCGCTGGAGGCGGGAATTCTGCCGTTCGTCGCGACCGCGCCGACGCCGCTGCCGGTGCCGAACCGCAACGTCTACAGCCGTCCGGTCGAGGTCGTCGCGGAGCTCAACCAGCGGCTGCGGCGCGCGCTGCCGCCCGAGATGATCCTCGACTTCGAGGCGCGGCTCACGCCCGAGGACTCGTTCGACGACCTGCACATGAACGTCGAGGGGCAGCGCAAGCGCGCGCTCGAGGCGAAGGAGAAGCTCGAGGCCGCCGTCGCCGCGCTGCCGGTGCCGCCGCCCGCGCCGCTCGGCGCCGCGTTCGACGAGGGGCGCTGCCGCGTGTGCCCGGCGGCGCCGCCGCCGTGGCGACCGCTGGGCGACGCGTCCCCGGGGGACGTCGCCCCATCCGCTCCGTCCGCGCCGGCCGAGCGCGAAGGCTAG
- a CDS encoding sulfatase yields the protein MNRYIALLIAAQLAALSPVHAEARCSAPAELEEFRQSVKRELACASAALQGTTGCAALPAPACAGDAPSELLELTLDGPPSPVEDRGALAAQMRCQQTILRSAAAFLAPRPAEIARGLRRSKSSRLAARIDAACRGVTVAADGASALPRLGGRCASAIGPVGSTVDGARAGRCLGASLEAIAQNVAPAQQPPNVVLVLTDDQNVASLAHMPEVLERVAARGVRFVNAFATTPVCSPSRASLLTGRYPHHHGITHNFDAARAFGSTDHVGRWFRDAGYRTALIGKYMNMTGAMGAAVPPHWDHWVAHIEEGETGTGRGYFEYSLNENGRRIPFGSRPQDYSTDVLAARAVRFVRKSARRPFFLIFSPFAPHEPATPAPRHEFTFLFMDPWRPPNFRPSDVSSKPGWVRFMKAHAGPVAAIDALRVHQLRTLLAVDEAVAKLDDTLERLGLADNTVLVFASDNGFHWGEHWWSSKFSPYEESIRVPLLVRYPLLRPEPGEVTELALNIDLAPTVAELAGVAVPDDVDGQSLVPLLAGGSGGRADFLMQSGGAYIVPEWLGVRSERWKYVKLAASGIDEELYDLEQDPHELVNLALDPAYADKLVEMRQRLAELAAE from the coding sequence ATGAACCGGTACATCGCGCTGCTGATCGCAGCGCAGCTTGCGGCCCTCTCCCCCGTCCACGCCGAGGCCCGGTGCTCGGCGCCCGCGGAGCTCGAGGAGTTCCGCCAGAGCGTCAAGCGCGAGCTCGCGTGCGCGTCCGCCGCGCTGCAGGGCACGACGGGGTGCGCCGCGTTGCCGGCGCCGGCCTGCGCCGGCGACGCGCCGAGCGAGCTCCTCGAGCTCACGCTCGACGGACCGCCGAGCCCGGTCGAGGACCGCGGCGCGCTCGCCGCGCAGATGCGCTGCCAGCAGACGATCCTGCGCTCGGCGGCCGCCTTCCTCGCGCCGCGGCCGGCCGAGATCGCGCGCGGGCTGCGGCGCAGCAAGTCGAGCCGGCTCGCGGCGCGCATCGACGCCGCCTGCCGCGGGGTGACGGTCGCGGCCGACGGCGCTTCCGCCTTGCCGCGGCTCGGCGGGCGGTGCGCGAGCGCGATCGGGCCGGTGGGGAGCACGGTCGACGGCGCGCGCGCCGGACGCTGCCTGGGCGCCTCGCTCGAGGCGATCGCGCAGAACGTCGCGCCGGCGCAGCAGCCGCCGAACGTCGTCCTCGTCCTCACCGACGACCAGAACGTCGCCTCGCTCGCGCACATGCCCGAGGTGCTCGAGCGCGTCGCCGCGCGCGGCGTGCGCTTCGTGAACGCGTTCGCGACCACGCCGGTGTGCTCGCCGAGCCGGGCGAGCCTGCTCACCGGCCGCTACCCGCACCATCACGGCATCACGCACAACTTCGATGCCGCGCGCGCGTTCGGCTCGACCGACCACGTCGGCCGGTGGTTCCGCGACGCCGGCTACCGCACGGCGCTGATCGGCAAGTACATGAACATGACCGGCGCCATGGGCGCGGCGGTGCCACCGCACTGGGACCACTGGGTGGCGCACATCGAGGAAGGAGAGACCGGCACCGGACGCGGCTACTTCGAGTACTCGCTCAACGAGAACGGACGCCGCATCCCGTTCGGATCGCGCCCGCAGGACTACTCGACCGACGTGCTCGCCGCGCGCGCCGTCCGCTTCGTCCGCAAGAGCGCGCGCCGGCCGTTCTTCCTGATCTTCTCGCCGTTCGCGCCGCACGAGCCGGCGACCCCGGCGCCGCGACACGAGTTCACCTTCCTGTTCATGGATCCCTGGCGTCCGCCGAACTTTCGCCCCAGCGACGTGTCGTCGAAGCCCGGCTGGGTCCGGTTCATGAAGGCGCACGCGGGTCCCGTCGCGGCGATCGACGCCCTGCGCGTCCATCAGCTGCGCACGCTGCTGGCGGTCGACGAAGCGGTCGCGAAGCTCGACGACACGCTCGAGCGCCTCGGCCTCGCCGACAACACCGTCCTGGTCTTCGCCTCGGACAACGGCTTCCACTGGGGCGAGCACTGGTGGTCGTCGAAGTTCAGCCCGTACGAGGAGTCGATTCGCGTGCCGCTGCTCGTCCGCTACCCGCTGCTGCGACCCGAGCCCGGCGAGGTCACCGAGCTCGCGCTCAACATCGACCTCGCGCCGACGGTCGCCGAGCTCGCGGGGGTCGCCGTCCCGGACGACGTCGACGGCCAGAGCCTCGTGCCGCTTCTCGCCGGCGGGTCGGGAGGACGCGCCGACTTCCTGATGCAATCGGGCGGCGCGTACATCGTCCCCGAATGGCTGGGCGTGCGCAGCGAGCGCTGGAAGTACGTCAAGCTCGCGGCGTCGGGCATCGACGAGGAGCTCTACGACCTCGAGCAGGATCCCCACGAGCTCGTGAACCTCGCGCTCGATCCCGCGTACGCGGACAAGCTCGTCGAGATGCGCCAGCGCCTCGCCGAGCTCGCCGCGGAGTGA